The genomic interval CAGCGGGGGAACAACATGGCATTGAACTCAGCCCCGATCAAAATAATAACCGAGACGATGTACAACCACACCAGCAGCGCGATGGCCGCTCCCAAAGATCCATAGATCACGCTGTAATCAGCGTAATGCTGTAGATACCACCCAAAGAGTGCGGTTGCGATGAGCCACATCCCGGTTGAGAGCGTTGCCCCTGGCAGAACCGTGTGCCAAGGCTGCGTTCGGGGAACCGCATGGTGGTAGATAAGAGCGATGACAGAAATGCTGGTCAAAATGGCAATGATCCAGCGAATGGCTGTCCAGACAAAAAGCAGCAACGGGCCAAACTCGCGTCCCAGGTAGAACAGCATGCGGGTTTCAATCTGGCTGCCGAAAGCTACCAGAACGGTAGCAAAGGTCATCGGAACGCCGGCCATGATCACCAGCAGGAAGGCAATCATCCGCTCCTTCACCAAGCCCCATATTTTCGGCAACTGGTAAGCGTTGCGGAAGCCCTCCATCCAGGAAACCATCACTCCCGAGGACGTCCAGAGCGTGATCAGCGAAGCAGTTATCAGAAGGCCCACCGATCGTTGCGTGCTGCCCTTCAGATAGGCAACGGCCGTAGCGCTGCCCGCCGGCAGTATCTTGCCAACCGCATAGGATGCCTCGCGCAACATAGCCGCAGTCTCCTTTGACGTAGCCAGGACTGCTCCCATGACCAGCATGGCGGGAAACATTGTGAGGATGGAAGAGTAGGCTGAGGCTTTGGCTACCGCGAATGCGTCGTGTTGAAGTGCTCGCCAGAAGGCCCGCCGCAGCAACTGA from Terriglobales bacterium carries:
- a CDS encoding YihY/virulence factor BrkB family protein is translated as MRANPQQHVSGGLPQTLSNGDPVIQLHHPAQRVTLDRRMWNFVQLLRRAFWRALQHDAFAVAKASAYSSILTMFPAMLVMGAVLATSKETAAMLREASYAVGKILPAGSATAVAYLKGSTQRSVGLLITASLITLWTSSGVMVSWMEGFRNAYQLPKIWGLVKERMIAFLLVIMAGVPMTFATVLVAFGSQIETRMLFYLGREFGPLLLFVWTAIRWIIAILTSISVIALIYHHAVPRTQPWHTVLPGATLSTGMWLIATALFGWYLQHYADYSVIYGSLGAAIALLVWLYIVSVIILIGAEFNAMLFPRCQIEKDRQSQLDSSDIAVR